From Draconibacterium halophilum, one genomic window encodes:
- a CDS encoding aminotransferase class IV, with protein sequence MQLLETIKCKDGKLYNLEYHQARFHLARMKYFPNAPQLTLEELIKIPEECAKGLFRCRVVYTERIQNIEFVPHEYRPVKNLKLIGDNTIKYQNKYTNRKQLQQLFDRRGDCDDILIVQNNCITDSFTANPIFFDGEKWWTPDTPLLPGTQRARLLAENKIAVCHITVNDLHNYQKVGLINALQDMEDMPVLPVQRIRNN encoded by the coding sequence ATGCAACTACTTGAAACCATAAAATGTAAAGACGGGAAACTGTATAACCTGGAATATCACCAGGCACGTTTCCATTTGGCCCGAATGAAATATTTCCCAAATGCGCCACAGCTAACGCTCGAAGAGTTGATTAAAATTCCTGAAGAATGTGCAAAGGGGCTTTTCCGCTGCCGGGTGGTTTATACCGAGCGTATCCAAAATATTGAATTTGTACCTCATGAATACCGACCCGTTAAAAACCTGAAATTGATTGGAGATAATACCATTAAATACCAAAATAAATACACCAACCGTAAACAGCTTCAGCAACTATTTGATCGGCGTGGAGATTGCGACGATATACTAATTGTACAAAACAATTGTATAACAGATAGTTTTACTGCCAATCCCATTTTTTTTGATGGTGAAAAATGGTGGACACCCGACACTCCCCTGCTACCCGGTACACAACGTGCACGATTGTTAGCCGAAAACAAAATAGCAGTTTGCCACATCACTGTTAACGATTTACACAACTACCAAAAAGTTGGTTTGATTAACGCCCTGCAGGATATGGAGGATATGCCTGTTTTGCCGGTACAGCGAATTAGAAATAACTAA
- a CDS encoding glycoside hydrolase family 95 protein, whose translation MKRFNHLLHLLIVIILVVFQSCSTKPVDDDKSSAHVLWYDKPATYFEESLVLGNGKMGASVFGGVESDKIYLNDITLWSGEPVDPYMNPEAYKYVPEIREALANEDYELADKLNHHLMGKYSQSYAPLGTLFLEFQHSENVENYHRELDINKAVSSTSYVLDGVNYKREYFVSYPDQIMVVKLSADTKDALNFSVKFDSQLRFSTSADENVLKVEGYAPYQAMPNYHAGDEEPIKFDENRGTHFSTYMKVESNGGNSLYTDSVLTVSGATEAVLYVSIATSFNGFDKDPAKEGLDNKAIAQRQLMEAGKKEFAEIEEAHINDYSSLMKRVHLDLGETTAPELPTDERLKRYFSGAEDKNLEVLYFQYGRYLLVASSRTEGVPANLQGLWNPHLQPPWSSNYTMNINVEENYWMAETGNLSEMHRPLLSFIGNVAKTGAVTAKTFYGVDKGWASCHNSDIWAMSNPVGGFGEGDPVWACWNMSGPWLSTHLWEHYQFTQDVDFLKNQGYPLMKGAAEFCLNWMVEDKHGNLITSPSTSPENLYITDEGYRGATLYGGTADLAMIRECFLQTIQATKVLDVDADFRKEMENALAKMYPYQIGEKGNLQEWYYDWEDADPKHRHQSHLFGLHPGNHITPGKTPKLAEACRTTLEIKGDETTGWSKGWRTNLWARLLDGNRAYKMYRELLSYVDPSGTDTQYSQGGGTYPNLFDAHPPFQIDGNFGGSAGVIEMLLQSHQNRIDLLPALPDAWPEGSVSGICARGGYEISMDWSEGELNNVTVLAKAGGSTKLVCQGKEQEIDLEKGETVTMEW comes from the coding sequence ATGAAACGATTCAACCATTTACTCCATCTTTTAATCGTAATTATTCTCGTAGTATTCCAGTCGTGCAGTACAAAACCTGTTGACGATGATAAAAGCTCAGCTCATGTTTTGTGGTACGATAAACCGGCCACTTATTTTGAAGAAAGCCTCGTGCTCGGCAACGGGAAAATGGGCGCCTCTGTTTTTGGTGGGGTGGAATCGGATAAAATTTATCTGAACGATATAACGCTTTGGTCGGGCGAGCCGGTTGATCCTTATATGAATCCGGAGGCCTACAAATATGTGCCTGAAATACGGGAAGCGCTGGCCAATGAAGATTACGAGCTGGCAGATAAATTAAACCATCATTTAATGGGGAAATATTCACAATCGTATGCCCCGCTCGGTACCTTATTTTTAGAATTTCAGCACAGTGAGAATGTAGAAAATTACCATCGCGAGTTGGATATTAATAAGGCCGTTTCATCAACTTCTTATGTTTTGGATGGGGTAAATTACAAACGTGAGTATTTTGTTTCCTATCCGGATCAAATCATGGTAGTAAAATTAAGTGCCGATACAAAAGATGCGCTGAATTTTTCTGTAAAATTCGACAGCCAGTTGCGTTTCAGTACATCAGCAGACGAAAATGTATTGAAGGTAGAAGGTTATGCGCCATATCAGGCAATGCCTAATTACCACGCGGGAGATGAGGAGCCCATTAAATTTGATGAAAACCGTGGAACCCACTTTTCAACCTATATGAAAGTGGAGAGCAATGGTGGTAATTCCTTGTATACGGATAGTGTATTAACGGTTTCAGGGGCAACCGAGGCGGTACTTTATGTATCGATAGCAACAAGTTTTAATGGCTTTGATAAAGACCCCGCAAAAGAAGGCTTGGATAATAAAGCCATTGCACAGAGACAGTTAATGGAGGCTGGCAAGAAAGAGTTTGCCGAAATCGAAGAAGCACATATTAATGATTATAGCTCGTTAATGAAGCGAGTTCATCTTGATTTGGGCGAAACAACGGCCCCGGAATTACCCACTGATGAGCGTTTGAAAAGATATTTCAGTGGAGCCGAAGATAAAAACCTGGAAGTGCTGTATTTTCAGTATGGACGATATTTACTGGTCGCCAGCTCGCGAACCGAAGGCGTTCCGGCCAACCTGCAAGGGCTTTGGAACCCTCATCTTCAACCGCCATGGAGTAGTAATTATACCATGAACATTAACGTGGAAGAAAATTACTGGATGGCCGAAACAGGCAACCTGAGTGAAATGCATCGTCCGCTCTTGTCGTTTATTGGTAATGTGGCAAAAACGGGAGCCGTAACCGCCAAAACATTTTACGGCGTTGATAAGGGGTGGGCATCGTGTCATAATTCCGATATCTGGGCAATGAGCAATCCTGTTGGTGGTTTTGGCGAAGGCGACCCCGTGTGGGCGTGCTGGAACATGAGCGGCCCATGGTTGTCGACTCATTTATGGGAACACTACCAGTTTACTCAGGATGTCGATTTCCTGAAAAACCAAGGATATCCGCTGATGAAAGGTGCCGCTGAATTTTGTTTGAATTGGATGGTGGAAGATAAACATGGGAATTTGATTACCTCGCCATCTACTTCGCCCGAGAATCTTTATATAACCGATGAAGGTTACCGCGGCGCTACACTTTATGGCGGAACAGCTGATCTGGCGATGATAAGAGAGTGTTTTTTACAAACAATACAAGCAACCAAGGTACTGGATGTGGATGCAGATTTCAGAAAAGAGATGGAAAATGCTTTGGCAAAAATGTATCCGTACCAGATTGGTGAAAAAGGTAACCTGCAGGAGTGGTATTACGATTGGGAAGATGCTGATCCGAAACACCGTCACCAGTCGCATTTGTTTGGTTTGCACCCGGGCAATCATATTACTCCCGGCAAAACTCCCAAACTGGCAGAAGCCTGCAGAACAACACTCGAAATTAAGGGAGATGAAACAACAGGCTGGTCGAAAGGCTGGCGTACAAATTTGTGGGCGCGTTTGCTCGACGGTAATCGTGCTTACAAAATGTACCGCGAATTATTGAGTTATGTCGATCCTTCGGGTACCGATACACAATACAGCCAGGGTGGGGGAACATACCCGAATTTGTTCGATGCACATCCTCCGTTTCAAATTGACGGTAATTTTGGTGGCTCGGCCGGTGTAATTGAAATGTTGCTGCAATCGCACCAAAATCGTATTGATTTATTGCCTGCTTTACCCGATGCCTGGCCCGAAGGTTCGGTGAGCGGTATTTGTGCCCGAGGCGGTTATGAAATATCAATGGACTGGAGTGAAGGCGAATTGAACAATGTTACTGTTTTGGCCAAAGCCGGCGGAAGTACAAAACTGGTGTGCCAAGGAAAAGAACAAGAAATTGACTTGGAAAAAGGCGAGACAGTTACGATGGAATGGTAA
- a CDS encoding aminodeoxychorismate synthase component I: MRGKKTIAAMNELGRKKEAFVFVIDFNTTNFQLFKPHENDKILWQANKQSNFTPIAATNKKIDWETEPVSFNQYQKGYELVQQHIHNGDTYLLNYTQPTTVKTNLSPEEIFHLSEARYKVLLKDQFVCFSPEIFVQIDGGKISSYPMKGTMDASLPNAKERILNDSKELAEHNTIVDLIRNDLSLVADNVTVDKFRYLERLKTNQRDLWQVSSKISGDLPKNYTEQIGDIIFKMLPAGSICGAPKKKTVEIIKAAENYDRGFYTGIFGYFDGQNLDSCVLIRYLEKQNDQLVYKSGGGITFLSDAESEYEELVKKVYIPVFRKD, translated from the coding sequence ATGAGGGGAAAGAAAACGATAGCAGCAATGAACGAACTGGGGCGAAAAAAAGAAGCCTTTGTTTTTGTAATTGATTTCAACACAACCAACTTTCAACTTTTTAAACCCCATGAAAACGACAAAATTTTGTGGCAGGCGAACAAGCAATCGAATTTCACACCCATTGCAGCCACCAATAAAAAAATTGATTGGGAAACAGAGCCGGTTTCGTTTAATCAATATCAAAAGGGTTATGAGCTCGTGCAACAGCATATTCACAACGGCGATACGTATTTACTGAATTACACCCAGCCGACAACCGTTAAAACAAACCTTTCACCGGAGGAGATTTTTCACCTCAGCGAAGCACGTTACAAAGTGTTGCTTAAAGATCAGTTTGTATGTTTTTCGCCCGAGATTTTCGTGCAGATCGATGGTGGTAAAATTTCGTCGTACCCCATGAAAGGGACGATGGATGCTTCGTTACCAAATGCAAAAGAACGAATACTAAATGACTCAAAAGAGCTGGCAGAACACAATACGATTGTTGACCTGATTCGAAACGATCTGAGCCTGGTGGCTGATAATGTTACGGTGGACAAATTTCGTTACCTCGAAAGGCTAAAAACCAATCAGCGCGATTTATGGCAGGTGAGCTCGAAAATCAGCGGCGATTTGCCGAAAAATTATACGGAACAAATTGGCGACATCATTTTTAAAATGCTGCCGGCCGGCTCGATTTGCGGTGCACCAAAAAAGAAAACGGTTGAAATTATTAAAGCTGCCGAAAATTACGATCGTGGTTTTTACACCGGTATTTTTGGCTATTTCGACGGGCAAAACCTCGACAGCTGTGTACTGATTCGCTATCTTGAGAAACAGAATGACCAGCTGGTTTACAAAAGTGGTGGTGGTATAACCTTTTTAAGCGATGCTGAAAGCGAGTACGAGGAGTTGGTGAAGAAAGTTTATATTCCGGTTTTTAGGAAAGATTGA